One window of the Candidatus Dependentiae bacterium genome contains the following:
- a CDS encoding glycosyltransferase produces MRKILIIVCVGIGWLQADWQAAYTHMVPWRYIDFDFSMQTHMHKQAIDVTEQVAGYDGAEFLNHARVLFAKNNPSVLPISDGLIIPKDMHQIWLGSKLPEVFLPLMQSWKEYHKDRGWRHFLWVDNPQNYVYGDVVVTTEQQLLDIVSHAVHELPASIVVDVHAIVLDNQKFYDEIDNYGMKSDLLKWEIIYRYGGVYIDMDFECLGRPLDILHYTYDFYTGMQPLNTLIVQLGAALFAGYPRHPILEHCIATIKDDWHHNGAPKKSGPVHFSKSFLQIAGQQESRDVALPAHYLYPLGCRQFVKEENRDEVYTSWLENGSFAVHHWAKSWMPKQYRPMLFRTIDNDQSSQSWND; encoded by the coding sequence ATGCGTAAGATTCTAATTATTGTATGTGTAGGTATAGGTTGGTTACAAGCTGATTGGCAAGCAGCTTATACACATATGGTGCCATGGCGATACATAGATTTTGATTTTTCTATGCAGACGCATATGCACAAACAAGCGATTGATGTGACCGAGCAAGTTGCTGGTTATGATGGTGCTGAATTTTTGAATCATGCACGTGTGCTTTTTGCAAAAAATAATCCATCTGTGTTGCCAATTAGTGATGGTTTAATAATTCCCAAAGATATGCACCAAATTTGGCTTGGTAGCAAATTGCCTGAAGTTTTTTTACCATTAATGCAAAGTTGGAAAGAGTATCATAAAGATCGTGGGTGGCGTCATTTTTTGTGGGTGGATAACCCACAAAATTATGTGTATGGCGATGTGGTAGTTACTACCGAACAACAGTTACTTGATATTGTGTCACATGCGGTACATGAGTTGCCGGCATCAATTGTTGTTGATGTGCATGCAATCGTCTTAGATAACCAAAAATTTTATGATGAGATTGATAATTATGGTATGAAGTCAGATTTGCTAAAATGGGAAATTATTTATCGCTACGGTGGTGTATACATAGACATGGATTTTGAGTGTTTGGGCAGACCATTAGATATTTTACATTACACATATGATTTTTATACCGGTATGCAACCACTTAATACATTGATTGTGCAATTGGGTGCGGCGTTATTTGCCGGTTATCCAAGACATCCAATTTTGGAACATTGCATAGCAACTATCAAAGATGATTGGCATCATAATGGTGCACCAAAAAAATCCGGGCCGGTACATTTTTCGAAATCTTTTTTACAAATAGCAGGTCAACAGGAAAGTCGCGATGTGGCATTGCCAGCGCACTACTTGTATCCACTTGGGTGCCGTCAATTTGTAAAAGAGGAAAATCGCGATGAGGTATACACTAGTTGGCTAGAAAATGGTTCATTTGCAGTTCATCATTGGGCAAAAAGTTGGATGCCAAAGCAATATCGGCCAATGCTATTTAGAACTATTGATAATGATCAATCATCACAAAGTTGGAATGATTAA
- a CDS encoding glycosyltransferase, producing MNKKHIYILSIIIFGAGFSSWWMHSRIKGNAELEKLARSLYVPFDASMQSDAYAGLLHKQAGSQTLMTFFKDLYNRNPLNKVTIAEQPHIPKIIHHIWMGSPMREKDKPCYESWLKFHPEWTFIFWTDNAANYDKGDIVVYSFEEVEKLLADNKNDSLRIVVDINKLQFANRAFFDESINYGERGDILDYEIVYRFGGVYVDCDFECYKPLDIFHHAYDFYTGIQPLDTNRVQLGAALFGAIPHHPILAGCVEDIKNYRHIPQIIVKTGPIYFTREFYKIAGRSSELKDIALPASYFYPCGYEQRMQPKDVWCKNESFAVHHWAGSWLEPAGFVKKALARA from the coding sequence ATGAATAAAAAACATATATATATTTTGTCTATAATAATTTTTGGTGCAGGATTTAGTAGTTGGTGGATGCATAGTCGAATAAAGGGGAATGCAGAACTCGAGAAATTGGCTCGTAGTTTATATGTGCCATTTGATGCATCTATGCAGTCTGATGCGTATGCCGGTTTATTGCACAAACAGGCAGGATCACAAACGCTTATGACTTTTTTTAAAGATTTGTACAATCGTAATCCACTCAATAAAGTTACCATAGCAGAGCAACCACATATTCCAAAAATAATTCACCATATTTGGATGGGTAGCCCAATGCGAGAAAAAGATAAACCATGTTATGAAAGTTGGCTAAAGTTCCACCCGGAATGGACCTTTATTTTCTGGACAGATAACGCAGCCAATTATGATAAAGGTGATATAGTGGTTTATTCGTTTGAAGAGGTGGAAAAACTACTTGCAGATAACAAAAATGATTCCTTACGGATTGTAGTTGATATCAATAAATTACAATTTGCTAACCGTGCTTTTTTTGATGAATCAATCAACTATGGCGAGCGTGGCGATATCTTGGATTATGAAATTGTATATCGTTTTGGCGGTGTCTATGTTGATTGTGATTTTGAATGCTACAAACCGCTTGATATATTTCACCATGCATACGATTTTTATACCGGTATTCAACCACTAGATACTAATCGCGTGCAGCTTGGTGCCGCATTATTTGGTGCCATTCCGCACCATCCTATTTTAGCCGGTTGCGTAGAAGATATAAAAAATTATCGTCATATTCCACAAATTATTGTTAAAACAGGGCCTATTTATTTTACCCGTGAATTTTACAAAATTGCAGGCAGGTCATCTGAGCTAAAAGATATCGCATTACCTGCAAGTTATTTCTATCCATGTGGTTATGAGCAACGCATGCAACCAAAAGACGTGTGGTGTAAAAATGAGTCATTTGCAGTACATCATTGGGCTGGTAGCTGGCTCGAGCCGGCAGGATTTGTCAAAAAGGCATTAGCGCGTGCGTAA
- a CDS encoding glycosyltransferase family 2 protein, which translates to MRKIFWLLLAGSILVGMLPFLFQNSRTKKYKISESLPQKPLVVIIPSYNNAQWYQKNLDSVRTQQYENYRVIYIDDCSTDGTADLVEQYITKYNLTDKFTLVKNKTRRRALANHHTAVHMCADQEIIVQLDGDDWFKHDQVLQRVNQAYADPAIWLTYGQYEEFPSGKVGRCKPMLPAAVVHNCHRECSWVTSALRTFYAGLFKQIKLQDLLYQGDFFTVACDLAFMFPMIEMAKGHVQFIDEVLYVYNRSIQTNDDKIAFIEQVHADNVIRARSKYEPLEQLPLTVQNPTIALIIRGIDDAQLRQSITTYATGIDAVYTIQHEHELAHLLTTIDASHIMLTHDRMQCIQPIDVRMCAQLLQQTKAHSFHIGLDFDQEPEKPPLTHVHEDIYVWQFADAAYAWRAAYNWNMTLYPKEIITSIAGIDQAAWPYAPLDARAIALCCRIAACCAK; encoded by the coding sequence GTGCGTAAAATTTTTTGGTTACTACTAGCAGGAAGCATACTTGTTGGTATGCTTCCTTTTTTATTTCAAAATAGTCGTACGAAAAAATATAAAATAAGTGAATCTTTGCCGCAAAAACCGCTTGTTGTCATTATCCCTTCTTACAACAATGCGCAGTGGTATCAAAAAAACCTTGATTCAGTACGTACACAGCAGTATGAAAATTATCGCGTAATCTACATTGATGATTGCTCGACAGATGGAACTGCTGATTTAGTTGAACAGTATATAACCAAATACAATCTTACTGATAAGTTTACGCTTGTTAAAAACAAAACAAGACGCCGAGCGCTTGCTAATCACCATACTGCCGTGCATATGTGTGCTGATCAAGAAATTATAGTACAACTTGATGGTGATGACTGGTTCAAACATGATCAGGTATTACAGCGTGTTAATCAAGCGTATGCAGATCCGGCTATTTGGTTGACCTATGGACAGTATGAAGAGTTTCCGTCAGGCAAAGTAGGACGGTGTAAACCGATGTTGCCGGCTGCCGTGGTGCATAATTGCCATCGTGAGTGCAGCTGGGTGACATCAGCCTTGCGTACCTTTTATGCGGGATTATTCAAACAGATAAAATTACAAGATCTGTTATATCAGGGCGATTTTTTTACGGTAGCGTGTGATCTTGCATTCATGTTTCCCATGATTGAAATGGCAAAAGGGCATGTACAATTTATTGATGAAGTTTTGTATGTGTACAATCGCTCAATTCAAACCAATGATGATAAAATTGCTTTTATTGAACAAGTGCATGCAGATAATGTGATTCGTGCACGCAGTAAGTATGAACCGTTAGAACAATTACCACTAACGGTACAAAATCCTACCATCGCACTGATTATACGAGGTATAGATGATGCACAGCTCAGACAATCGATAACTACCTATGCAACCGGTATTGATGCAGTATACACAATACAGCATGAGCATGAACTGGCTCATTTGCTCACTACCATTGATGCTTCACATATTATGCTTACTCATGATCGTATGCAATGTATACAACCAATCGATGTCCGCATGTGTGCACAATTGTTGCAGCAAACAAAAGCGCACAGTTTTCATATAGGCCTTGATTTCGATCAAGAGCCAGAAAAACCACCCTTAACGCATGTGCATGAAGATATATATGTATGGCAATTTGCCGATGCGGCGTATGCATGGCGCGCTGCATATAATTGGAACATGACGCTATATCCAAAAGAAATAATCACAAGTATTGCAGGTATTGATCAAGCTGCATGGCCATATGCACCACTTGATGCACGTGCGATTGCCCTTTGTTGTCGTATTGCAGCATGTTGCGCTAAATAG
- a CDS encoding UDP-glucose/GDP-mannose dehydrogenase family protein, protein MKKLLYIFLLYVLSTHAAHKITIIGTGYVGLVTGAGLAQLGNQVTCVDIDMKKIEQLNNNIIPMYEAGLDKLVHQNRIAQRLTFNSNVDQAIQDADIIFIAVGTPMADDGSADLTAVRAVLKTIAQHIHTHKTIVTKSTVPIGTGSWIRSTLEKDYHVPSDMFELVSNPEFLREGTAVADFMYPDRLVIGTESDYGRATMHSIYQQLIDVDNVPVLWTNVVTAETIKYAANGFLALKLSFINEIANLCDATGADVQEVAHGMGLDKRIGSYFLQAGPGFGGSCFPKDSAALLHMAYEHNLPLLTVHASLHANDIQKQKPVEKLLKLMRHQLAGKTIAVLGLAFKANTDDIRYSPASVAIAMLLEHGADVRAYDPEAMDNMRIEFPELTYCNSAYEAVTHADAVLIITDWDEFKTLNIAKLGELMHHKVLVDARNIINERELEKNGFVFDFIGRSYLAQHAAIRQQRAIARASSGAYGHAA, encoded by the coding sequence ATGAAAAAGCTACTATACATATTTTTGCTATATGTTCTTTCTACGCATGCGGCACATAAAATAACCATTATAGGCACTGGCTATGTAGGACTCGTCACGGGTGCTGGCCTTGCACAATTGGGCAATCAGGTAACCTGCGTAGATATTGATATGAAAAAAATTGAGCAATTGAATAACAATATAATCCCTATGTATGAGGCTGGATTAGACAAATTAGTGCACCAAAATCGCATAGCACAGCGACTTACTTTTAATAGCAATGTTGATCAGGCTATTCAAGATGCTGATATTATTTTTATTGCTGTCGGTACACCAATGGCAGATGATGGATCTGCTGATCTAACAGCAGTCCGAGCAGTGCTTAAAACCATTGCTCAACATATACATACACACAAAACTATTGTGACCAAAAGTACCGTACCCATCGGCACCGGATCATGGATACGTTCCACTTTGGAAAAAGATTACCACGTGCCATCTGATATGTTTGAGCTAGTTTCCAACCCAGAATTTTTACGTGAAGGAACTGCGGTTGCAGATTTTATGTACCCTGATCGACTGGTAATTGGCACAGAATCAGATTATGGCCGCGCCACCATGCATTCTATATATCAACAACTTATTGATGTAGACAATGTACCCGTGCTGTGGACAAATGTAGTTACCGCAGAAACCATTAAGTATGCTGCAAACGGGTTCTTGGCACTCAAACTGAGCTTTATTAATGAAATAGCAAACTTGTGCGATGCAACCGGGGCTGATGTACAAGAAGTTGCACATGGCATGGGACTTGATAAACGCATTGGTTCTTATTTTTTACAAGCGGGTCCTGGGTTCGGCGGTTCATGTTTTCCTAAAGATAGCGCTGCATTACTTCATATGGCATACGAACATAATCTGCCACTACTAACTGTACACGCATCACTCCATGCAAATGATATTCAAAAACAAAAACCGGTAGAAAAATTATTAAAACTCATGCGTCACCAACTTGCCGGTAAAACTATTGCGGTGCTCGGCCTGGCATTCAAAGCAAACACCGATGATATACGTTACTCACCAGCTAGCGTTGCAATTGCAATGTTATTGGAACATGGAGCTGATGTACGTGCATATGATCCGGAGGCCATGGATAACATGCGCATAGAATTTCCAGAGCTTACGTATTGTAATTCTGCGTATGAAGCAGTCACTCATGCTGATGCAGTACTCATCATAACCGATTGGGATGAATTCAAAACGCTCAATATTGCAAAATTAGGTGAACTCATGCACCACAAAGTATTAGTTGATGCGCGTAATATAATAAATGAACGTGAACTTGAAAAAAATGGATTTGTATTTGATTTTATTGGTCGATCCTATTTAGCGCAACATGCTGCAATACGACAACAAAGGGCAATCGCACGTGCATCAAGTGGTGCATATGGCCATGCAGCTTGA
- a CDS encoding glycosyltransferase: MNNRSFLYTLFIMPQLIGAQSVVVPNQYLYPGIPIDPTQRISSYPYITGDTIRALCDHIYDETKIPFDPAAVQDGDIVFVNPNYLHSFFPSIHQQINARYILVTHNSTFHAPGSYESYLNDPKLVAWFAKNTMLPDHPKMFPLPLGIANKYWAHGDTRVVDTVRKELPTIQKDTLLCINFDINTPHIGQQERIDIHNAFANKDFVYHAERKPYEGYLRDLARAKFTMSPPGSSLDCHRTWEALLMDCIPIVKHSPLDPLFKDLPVLLIDDWAQVTQEFLEQQYEMLKNKFTHNEKFFADYYIRQLAAVKQAIKMENKNVPHGFGLDFHAAMSNSDRYFHAQILADPNWQQVKALYDTYVIDEFEHAQQPRIPKIIHQVWLGSPFPEKYKQLQQTWLDQHPDWHYILWTDKEIAQLGLINQAAYDVATNYGQKSDIARYEILYRFGGLYVDTDFEALRPHDIFHHICDFYIGSGFGPKFAAYTGLIACVPAHPIVKRCIDTLDCTKVHHKDPIINILYTSGPYHVTRCFLSMINDPSIGRAVVFPVNYFYPWPNTFLQYNSYEQVHNWVRPETFAIHNWYVSWNQGTAPGSK, from the coding sequence ATGAATAATAGATCATTTCTATATACACTGTTTATAATGCCTCAATTGATAGGGGCACAATCGGTAGTTGTACCCAATCAGTACCTGTATCCTGGTATTCCTATTGACCCGACACAACGTATTTCAAGTTACCCGTATATAACAGGGGATACTATCCGTGCCCTATGCGATCATATCTATGATGAGACTAAGATTCCTTTTGATCCTGCGGCAGTGCAAGATGGTGATATTGTTTTTGTTAATCCAAACTATCTACATTCTTTTTTCCCCTCTATTCATCAGCAAATTAATGCACGATATATTTTGGTGACGCACAATAGTACCTTCCATGCACCCGGATCGTATGAATCATATTTAAATGATCCGAAATTGGTTGCTTGGTTTGCAAAAAATACGATGTTGCCAGATCATCCAAAAATGTTTCCACTTCCACTGGGTATTGCTAATAAATATTGGGCGCATGGTGATACGCGGGTGGTCGATACGGTTCGCAAAGAATTACCAACCATACAAAAAGATACTTTGTTATGTATTAACTTTGACATCAACACGCCACATATAGGGCAACAAGAACGTATAGATATTCATAATGCTTTTGCCAACAAAGACTTTGTGTACCATGCAGAACGCAAACCGTATGAAGGCTATTTGCGTGATTTAGCGCGAGCAAAATTCACGATGAGCCCGCCAGGATCAAGTCTTGATTGTCATCGTACCTGGGAGGCATTATTAATGGATTGTATTCCCATAGTCAAACATTCACCGCTTGATCCATTGTTCAAAGATTTGCCTGTGTTGTTGATTGATGATTGGGCGCAAGTAACGCAGGAATTTTTGGAACAACAATATGAAATGTTAAAAAATAAATTTACACATAATGAGAAATTTTTTGCAGATTATTATATTCGCCAATTGGCTGCGGTAAAACAAGCTATCAAAATGGAAAATAAAAATGTACCTCATGGATTTGGATTAGATTTTCATGCCGCTATGTCCAATTCTGATCGCTATTTTCATGCACAAATATTAGCAGATCCTAATTGGCAACAGGTTAAGGCATTGTATGATACATATGTTATTGATGAATTTGAGCATGCACAGCAACCGCGTATTCCAAAAATAATTCATCAAGTCTGGCTTGGCAGTCCATTCCCGGAAAAATATAAACAGTTACAGCAAACATGGCTGGATCAGCATCCGGATTGGCACTATATACTGTGGACAGATAAGGAAATTGCACAACTTGGATTAATTAACCAAGCCGCATACGATGTAGCCACCAATTATGGACAAAAATCAGACATTGCACGCTATGAGATTTTATATCGTTTTGGTGGTTTGTATGTAGATACTGATTTTGAAGCACTCCGCCCACATGATATATTTCATCATATCTGTGATTTTTATATTGGTAGTGGATTTGGTCCTAAATTTGCTGCGTATACGGGTTTAATTGCGTGTGTACCGGCGCATCCGATTGTAAAACGTTGTATTGATACGCTTGATTGTACCAAAGTGCATCACAAGGATCCAATTATCAATATTCTGTATACCTCTGGACCATATCATGTGACACGTTGTTTTTTGAGCATGATTAATGATCCATCTATCGGGCGTGCAGTTGTATTTCCGGTAAATTATTTTTATCCATGGCCAAACACATTCTTGCAATACAATAGTTATGAACAGGTGCATAATTGGGTGCGTCCGGAAACTTTTGCTATCCATAATTGGTATGTGTCATGGAATCAAGGTACCGCACCCGGTTCAAAATGA
- a CDS encoding glycosyltransferase — protein MIYVRSVIWLLLWYGACKGIMFVDFHTGMAPSTYYYPLLAYMHTDWQLAKQQYDRYFLKERLYTEHPRIPKIIHQIWLGSPLPDYYKQLQQSWRQHHPDWQYILWTELEIEAFGLTNKAIYDAAKNLGQKSDIARYEILYRIGGLYVDTDFVCIKPFDMLHHCCDFFAGIAYGRVVSVYNGLIGAAPGHPILYNCIDRIAQTILDDTSMLGILQSTGPLLFTRCIFDVIGDTSSRCVLFPVSYFYPLPEDQREDGNVATWIKPESFAIHYWHMAWMS, from the coding sequence ATGATATATGTACGCAGCGTTATTTGGTTATTGCTATGGTATGGTGCATGTAAGGGAATAATGTTTGTTGATTTTCATACCGGAATGGCGCCAAGCACATATTATTATCCATTGCTTGCATATATGCATACCGATTGGCAATTAGCCAAGCAGCAGTATGATCGATATTTTTTGAAAGAACGTTTATATACAGAGCACCCGCGCATTCCAAAAATAATTCATCAGATTTGGTTAGGTAGTCCATTACCTGATTATTATAAACAGTTACAACAATCGTGGCGGCAGCATCATCCCGATTGGCAGTATATCTTGTGGACAGAATTGGAAATTGAAGCATTTGGATTAACCAACAAAGCTATATATGATGCAGCTAAAAATCTTGGCCAAAAATCTGATATTGCGCGGTATGAGATTTTATACCGTATAGGTGGACTGTATGTCGATACTGATTTTGTCTGTATAAAGCCATTTGATATGTTGCATCACTGTTGTGATTTTTTTGCTGGTATTGCGTATGGCCGAGTGGTTTCTGTTTATAATGGACTCATTGGTGCTGCACCAGGGCATCCTATTTTATATAATTGCATAGATAGAATTGCACAAACAATACTTGATGATACAAGTATGCTAGGCATTTTACAAAGTACAGGGCCTTTACTTTTCACACGATGCATATTTGATGTGATTGGTGATACATCGAGTAGGTGTGTATTATTTCCGGTTTCTTATTTTTATCCATTGCCAGAAGATCAGCGCGAAGACGGAAATGTTGCTACATGGATTAAGCCAGAGAGTTTTGCGATTCATTATTGGCACATGGCATGGATGTCATGA
- a CDS encoding class I SAM-dependent methyltransferase yields MFFPKTFLLLVLVTHTVMCTQTIDNFQVSERRIIVIILSYTRDVSSQKKISDIFAQIDSIFRQKYSNYEVIYIDSHVSSSTYRLISTYIMNKRYKDKLHIITGRRKKEVLANIYYAVHGYCKDDDIVVLVNGTHTFKDNYAFANINQVYNDSRVWLTHNQEHYPYGTNRISHDLVDNFPYRIATWHQSCIETFYAWLFKQIKYDDFLDIQGNILPAAQDMACMLPMLEMAGGNYAKTPVVLSQGLRARGKRINTALQINCESFIRAKEKYKSLSVPVIHESFVLQEHEQWWFKNMDQSIKTLRCWLGDENAESRVKMRKHIQKKGYKNILDVPCGLCTEFAGYIKDGINIKYYGADITPQLVAYGKELGLDVVQASIEDLPYESSFFDVCYARHILEHLSYYKKAIDELIRVANKEVLIIFFIKPSDTEEIYSTVSRGALIYHNQYNKSMLEAYVKSHDKVSTIKWEHINDKESALHIYLK; encoded by the coding sequence ATGTTTTTTCCAAAGACTTTTTTACTCTTGGTGTTAGTTACTCATACTGTTATGTGTACGCAAACAATAGATAATTTTCAGGTAAGTGAACGACGTATTATAGTTATTATATTGAGCTATACACGTGATGTATCAAGTCAAAAAAAAATATCTGATATTTTTGCACAAATAGATTCTATTTTTAGACAAAAATATAGTAACTATGAAGTTATTTATATTGATAGCCATGTTAGTTCTAGCACATATCGTTTAATTTCTACCTATATTATGAATAAGAGATATAAAGATAAATTGCATATAATAACAGGCAGAAGAAAAAAAGAAGTATTGGCTAATATTTATTATGCCGTTCACGGTTATTGTAAAGATGATGATATTGTAGTTTTGGTAAATGGTACTCATACGTTTAAAGATAATTATGCATTTGCTAATATTAATCAAGTATATAATGATTCACGCGTTTGGCTTACACATAACCAAGAGCATTATCCATATGGTACTAATCGTATTTCTCATGACCTGGTAGATAATTTTCCATATCGCATAGCCACATGGCATCAATCTTGTATAGAAACCTTTTATGCTTGGTTATTTAAGCAGATTAAGTACGATGATTTTTTAGATATACAAGGGAATATTTTACCAGCTGCACAGGACATGGCATGTATGCTTCCTATGCTTGAAATGGCGGGAGGTAACTATGCAAAAACACCAGTTGTTTTAAGTCAAGGTTTGCGTGCTAGGGGTAAAAGAATTAATACTGCATTACAGATTAATTGTGAGTCTTTCATACGTGCTAAAGAGAAATATAAATCATTAAGTGTGCCGGTTATACATGAATCTTTTGTGTTACAAGAGCATGAACAATGGTGGTTTAAAAATATGGACCAATCAATAAAAACTCTCAGGTGTTGGCTTGGTGATGAAAATGCTGAATCTCGTGTAAAAATGAGAAAGCATATACAAAAGAAGGGGTATAAAAATATTTTAGATGTTCCATGTGGTTTATGTACGGAGTTTGCAGGGTATATAAAAGACGGCATTAACATAAAATATTATGGAGCAGATATTACCCCGCAATTAGTGGCATATGGTAAAGAACTTGGCTTGGACGTTGTACAAGCAAGTATAGAAGATTTACCATATGAGTCATCATTTTTTGATGTTTGTTATGCACGGCATATTTTAGAGCATCTGAGTTATTATAAAAAAGCTATAGATGAACTTATACGAGTTGCAAATAAAGAGGTGCTTATAATATTTTTTATTAAGCCTTCTGATACTGAGGAAATTTATTCAACAGTGAGTAGAGGAGCACTTATATATCACAATCAATATAATAAATCTATGTTAGAGGCATATGTAAAGAGCCATGATAAAGTATCTACAATAAAATGGGAACATATAAATGATAAGGAATCAGCATTGCATATTTATTTAAAATAG
- a CDS encoding glycosyltransferase has product MNKLKFLLLVVIILLIYTHPCLSTTTHVVKNLIEQHKSAFVGITYDPNINPLTLLENYFIKKIFVIDPYNQFRQNTLCDKHRLSLIHLSIKEAAICFNPDLLDFIYIFDKSNVQEYLYIWWNSIKPGGILAGNMHKKTNFINEIQQFCTQKNIMYHTQDEQIWWLQKPHILSFIIPTYNRAHVICDAIDSIYNQKNLTVDFEVIVTDDGSTDNTLKLLEKYAQKYSNFHYYQHAQNQGASETRNTCIAHAKGDLIFNLDSDNILAPDSIQSLITHMDQTNADIVAFEHLIFFTQKNKEINRWTFATDKEFLDFTRAFSPESPLASGNYLFTKRSFDRAGTYQGRYVETWRFGFRQMAHGAKVAILPDSFYWHRKSKDSNWEKGQKRNRNDTEMLRELRNHPELFSDNANSIFEAYTHRKENGIFADIRNKKFCLIPDKALEHLFDAYTYEQHHLYTEALKEYHIAIEYGCNVKHLESRIQKIECLF; this is encoded by the coding sequence ATGAACAAATTAAAATTTTTACTTTTAGTAGTAATCATTTTACTCATTTATACTCACCCTTGTTTATCAACTACCACTCATGTAGTAAAAAATCTTATAGAACAACACAAATCAGCATTTGTAGGCATAACATATGATCCAAACATAAACCCACTTACATTATTAGAAAATTATTTCATAAAAAAAATATTTGTTATAGATCCGTATAACCAATTTAGACAAAATACATTATGTGACAAGCATCGCTTGAGCCTCATACACCTGAGTATCAAGGAGGCAGCAATATGCTTTAATCCCGATTTACTTGATTTTATATATATCTTTGACAAATCCAATGTCCAAGAATATTTGTACATCTGGTGGAACAGCATTAAACCAGGAGGTATATTAGCAGGGAATATGCATAAAAAAACTAATTTCATAAATGAAATACAACAATTCTGTACCCAAAAAAACATTATGTATCATACGCAGGACGAGCAGATTTGGTGGCTACAAAAACCACATATTCTATCATTTATTATTCCTACCTATAATCGTGCTCATGTTATTTGCGATGCTATAGATTCCATATATAACCAGAAAAATTTGACCGTGGATTTTGAAGTTATTGTCACTGATGACGGCTCTACAGATAATACTCTAAAACTATTAGAAAAATATGCCCAAAAGTATAGCAATTTTCATTATTATCAACATGCTCAGAATCAAGGCGCTTCTGAAACTCGTAACACATGTATAGCACATGCAAAAGGTGATTTAATTTTTAATCTTGATTCAGATAATATTTTAGCACCCGACTCAATACAATCACTCATTACTCACATGGATCAGACTAACGCTGATATTGTAGCATTCGAACACCTCATATTTTTTACACAAAAAAATAAAGAAATAAATAGATGGACATTTGCAACAGACAAAGAATTTTTAGATTTCACACGTGCATTTTCACCTGAAAGTCCTCTTGCCTCTGGCAATTACCTATTTACTAAGAGAAGTTTTGATAGAGCCGGTACATACCAAGGTCGCTATGTCGAAACATGGCGATTTGGATTTAGACAAATGGCCCATGGCGCAAAAGTAGCAATTCTACCCGATTCTTTTTATTGGCATAGAAAGAGTAAGGATAGCAATTGGGAAAAGGGACAAAAAAGAAACCGTAATGATACAGAAATGTTACGAGAATTGCGAAACCATCCTGAATTGTTTTCAGACAATGCCAATAGTATTTTTGAAGCATATACTCATCGTAAAGAAAACGGGATTTTTGCTGACATACGTAATAAAAAATTTTGCTTAATACCTGATAAAGCGCTTGAACACCTCTTTGATGCTTACACATATGAACAACATCATTTATATACAGAAGCATTGAAGGAATATCATATAGCAATTGAATATGGATGCAACGTCAAACACTTAGAGTCAAGAATACAAAAAATAGAATGCCTATTTTAA